The Puntigrus tetrazona isolate hp1 chromosome 3, ASM1883169v1, whole genome shotgun sequence nucleotide sequence CATTTGCCAAAATGTAGTCAGTCATCACTAATCTAGAATACTAGTCATACTCACTGGATCAAAAACTAGCATGCGACACAAAAGATGAACGGCTTCGTGTGTGGCTCCATCTGATAACATGTACAGAACAGACAGCGAgggctaaaaaaagaaagcacaaaGAAAAGTCTGAATACCGTAATTGATTTGAGGACAGGTTTGTGCATCTTTATTGAAGAATAAATCACAGTAAAGGAGGGTACTGAACTGGTTTGTGGGGTCCTCTAAGAATGTGCGCTCGCGCTCCTTCACACGCAGATGCCATGGCAGAAAGAGGAGGAGTCCCGAGGAGATCAGTGATCAGATCCaactgagagaaaaagaggaggagaaacactaattcaaaattaaaattatactgtatattaacaaaacaaaaggtcctttaataaactttttagGTTGGTATGGCTTTATTAACGTTTTGTAAAGGAAGGCACTTAtgttcaccaaagctgcatttatttgatcaaaaatattttgtgttaaaataacagttttcaaaatgtattttattcctgtgatgtctTAATTGTCATCATTTCATGACTTTTCATTATcccattactccagccttcaacTTAGATCTTTTGGTCAATTACAATGCATGGATATAAGCATACATTTCTTTGTAAAAGTCTTACTGTcccaatatttttaaatggtagtgtaccTGTTGTATGGGGCTCTGAGCCTGGAAAAGAATACGTCTGCCCAGCAACTCTGCGAAGATGCAGCCCACAGACCAGACATCTATAGATGAAGTGTAATGCTGGCATCCCATCAGAACCTCCGGAGCCCTGTAATACTGCGTCACCACCTCCTGGGTCATGTGACGAGAAGGATCCGGCTCCTCCACTCGCGCCAGGCCAAAGTCACAAATCTAATGAGAAGCAAAAAAAAGGTGACACATCTAACTTTGCCATTATTATGTGATCGAGCGCATTTGATGTACACATTACCTTAAGCAGACAGTTGCTGTTGACCAGCAGGTTCCCTGGTTTGATGTCTCTGTGCAGGATGCCTGCAGAATGCAGGTACTTCAGCCCTGCAAGAAACAGAGAAGACATCTCAAAGGACACGGACAGGAAGACCATATCGGATGACCAAGAGCCAACCGTCCTAACTAGGAAATTAATACTTCCTTCACTTGCTAAAACCAACACCTGTTGTTAGAGGTGCTTTGCCTCCAGTAGTTCATGTGTTTCAGTTCATGTTTCATAagattcattaatttaaatatctaaagGATCCTCCGATTTTCGTAAgaataaaatacctttttttttaattccagcTAAATTTAATAATTCTCTACTGCTTAAACATTTGAGATCAATGTTACAGTATGTTGGGacagtaatattacaaaagactttcatttttgaaatacaTGCTGTTCGTTTAAAgattatacacataatataatcttaaaaaaaaaaagtcactgctTCCACgtaaatattgataataataaaaatgtttttcaagttccaaattagcatattagaatgatttctgaaagaccagaaacaagctgaaaattcagctttgccatcacaggaataagttaTTGAAACACATTAGTATAGACAACGCTCATTTTATActgcagtaatatttcacacGATTACatcatttaacatataaaatttCGGAGAGAATAAATTCAGTTTGGATGAGGAAAATAGATTTTAACGAAACCACTAACAAACCTTAAACTTCTGGGcccatatttacaaaaaaatcttaatgctAAAAATAGCTCCTAACTTGATTTGCgacaaaatcttaaaaatagagGGTGTGTCAGTGCTAAATTTAGAGCCCCTACATTTTTGTTCtaatagttttaatttcacaaagTGTTTTAGCGCTAAATCTAGCTCCTAAATCTGTGAAACACTGTGAGTAGTGAAGAGGACTTCTAAGTCACTGAAGACCAACTCACAATTATCCTTAAAATGGTTGTTGCTGGCAATCTGCCTCGAAATAGAAACATTTGACCATACTGAGCTTTGGGGTTTAGAAGGTTCTCTCCTTTGATTATAACCTTTTTAATCAGTTAGGCAAGAAGTAACAACTGTTCTTGTCTAACCATCAGCCATGATTATTCTACTTTAAAAcactgtacatatacatatatacacacacacatacatactggGTACATTTACTCTTGCTCTTCACTAATAGTGGGGCAATGTTAGCACAATATTTTATGTACAATACTTGTATGATATCAgattttggaattaaaaaaaaaaaaaaaaaaaaaaaaaaaagtatgatccTATTAATTGTAATGCGTACTCCAGATTCATCATAACCAAACACGACCTCAGCTAGAAGATTCACTGGACTAGCCTAACAACAAGAGCCGAAATTGCCCCAAACAAGATTTTGctaacaaattttattttcagagcATACGATTAAAGCTTCCCAGGATGATTACAAGGTCAGAGATAATCCCATTCTGCAACAcaggcacaaaaacacatcaaacttCCATCTGTCCTGATTGAATACTCCAGattctcaaaattaaaaaaaagaaaaaaaaaaaaaaaaaaaaaaaaaacttaatccAAAAGCGACATATGCCCGCGTGTACTCACCCCTGAGTATCTGGTAGAGGAACACCTTGATGTGATCGGTGGTGAGAGGCTGAGGGGAAACGATGACTTTATGTAGGTCACTCTGCATGAGCTCAGTGATCACGTATCTACAGACCCAGTTAAGAAAACAACTGACCTGTAAAACACCTACAGCCACAACACTTActaaatcgcatccaaaattaaattaatgtttaaatacgGTGGGTGagtaatgcatacatttattatgcgcatatatatacatatacacgcacgtatattttaacaaatgtgtgtgtgtacatttatacttgtatataatttgtattattacatacacattttatatatgaataatttcaTTAATCTAAACGTGTAGTTATACATACGCACTCATATAGCGCATAAACTTATTTTGAACAagtaaattaattgttttgcaGCCCTAACATATGCATAATCTATTACTGTGGCAGTGAagtgttcttttattttgtacttagCAAAGCTACTCGCAAATTTAATCACCAAAGCTAATTTTCACTTGTATTTGGCGCTTGGCAAGGTGTTAATATTTGGACGCTGGATGCAAACCAGAATATTCGCGACAAATTAATAAGTGCGAAAACAGTTTTACATTACGTTGAAACCGGAGTTAAAAATACACACTAGCTTGTGCTGTCAAAGTTAATATTATAAAGACTAAACGTTCCAAAATTATGCGTCACTTATAAACcagcaaacacacatacagcatgcGCAAGTTACATTCAATATTAATACAACTATTTGCTCAGATAAACGCAATCAACTAAACAgcattttccttttctttacatttttgggtcatGTTCTGGTCTGCCTTTACATTACGTCCGTTACTTTTACACTGATAACGTGTgataaacatgcaaatacagCTGCTGCGCTTTAATGTTATACCAACTGCCACATGATATGTAACATTAGACACTCCCAATGGAAAAACTAACTACGGTTCAGCTAAGaatacaaattctgtcatttgctCACCTTGTGAGTAACTTGTATGAGTGCATTTCtcctgctgaacacaaaaggtggtattttgaagaatgtcggTAAAATAATGGCTGCAGTAAGCCACTGACTTCTACTGCatcttatatttattattttttacaaactgTGGACGTCATGGCAGCCTGCAACCGTTTGTTtcccaacattcttcaaaatatcatcttttgcgtctatcagaaaaaaataaggtCCAGAACGACTTTCTTTAGATGAGCACCTGATGCATCATCTGGGGTCACGTGTGCTACCATTGTGTTTTCTCGTGTGGTTTCTGAAGCATCAGCTttaaaaagaatagttcacccaaaaatgtattctgtcattgtttactcaccctcacgtagGTCCAAACCTGTAAAAAGTTTTGTTCTGCACAACACAAAACTTCCAAACCGTcatgggtcaccattgactcccatagtagGAACAAAATgtctatggaagtcaatggtgacccaaaacagcctcgTCAAAAActtttctcaaaatgtcttcctttgtgttcggcagaacaaagagattcatataggtttggaactacttaaACTTTCCTTTCCTGTAAGGGGAGTACTGTACACTTGAATTATATGGACTCATAACAAACTAAAAGAAATATCTTTGTGGTCACACCTCTGGGTTGACAGAagtatgagtaaatgatgagagaattttaattttgggatgAAACATCCCTTAGTACTAAGGCATAAATAGAATAAAGAATGAAGAATCAGAGGGGAACAACTTCAGGCGAAGCATGAGTCTGAAGGATACATCTCCTCAAAGCAGTCGATTTGTGGAGGTTGGAGAATGTCAAGGGCAGACAGCACCTGCCAAAGCAAATGCCCATCATTACAGAAACATGCAATCaagttacaaacacacacacgctgcatccCTCAATAAACCCATTCTAACTTTCTATGCCCTCCCGTGCACGCATAACTTACGTTGTCATGTTTAAAGAAACACAGCATCCGGAGTTCCCTGAAAACACGTTTGCAGGAGACCAGGTTCTGGAAGACATTCGGCATTTTCTTCAGAGCCACCTTACGCCCGTCCCGTGGGTCCGTCACAGACCTACCGATGCACAAGGACAGCCAGAGCGTGTGTTACAACACCACCgtttagtaacattttaattcaacttTAAACCACATTGAAATTAGAGTTGTGCAGTACGTGACAGTTCTTGCTCCATGTGCAATCAAATAAATAGACTTTCATAAACATCGTGCAGACGTCTGAACGGTATTGTAACACCGTGACAGACGTTCATCTTTAACCACTGAGATGACTTACCACACCACTCCAAATGCGCCATAACCGATTGGCCGATCAGGCTCCATTTCAGCAGGACTTGGAACCTCACTTGCCGGGTTACTGTGAGGTTGTGGGATGGCCGCCCCTCCACCTGCGCTGCCCCCGAGAGACGCCGGGTGTCTGGGAGTCCCAGCGGGAGCGTTGGGTCCGCTCGGATTTGGTGTTGCGCTGAGGCCAGTTGAGGTAGTGCCGGTCGTTGTGTTGACACAAAAATACTTGTGGCCTAACTCTGATCCAGGGAACAAGTTACCACACACTGTTGGCCGAGAGGATCCATGGAAAGCCATCCTACACGACAAACACAGGATTGTGATTAAAGCGGTTGTCCACAAAAACAGCCTGTCAGCATCTGAAGAATTCTGATAACAAGACACAACGGCAGTCAAAGGGAACCAAAAGTTTAGTTATCACAGAAAATAAAGGCATACAGATCTTGAGTGACGTGAAGAATGAGAGAGATATAACAGAATGATCCCTTGAAGtgaactataatttttttttaggtaaccaatttaaaaaaaaaatggcaaatttcTGAATTAGGAGaccaaacagacaaaaaaatatctaCTAGCCAAAGCTATTATGGACCAATTATGGACCCTGGATGCAAACCATTTGTAACAAATTAATAAGTGCAAAAACAGCTTCACgtgaaaatgacagaaaatttctacaaaattttattttgcattccaTGAAAATGGGCATTATATGCACTGAAAATCTTCTGAAAGCTATTAATCTCAATTAAATGTCATTGGTCACTTTGCAACATGTCATAACCAAAACTTACAATCTGaatatgtaaaattacatttaaaatctgcattgcattttgaaatatgcCTTTTATT carries:
- the nlk1 gene encoding nemo-like kinase, type 1 — protein: MAFHGSSRPTVCGNLFPGSELGHKYFCVNTTTGTTSTGLSATPNPSGPNAPAGTPRHPASLGGSAGGGAAIPQPHSNPASEVPSPAEMEPDRPIGYGAFGVVWSVTDPRDGRKVALKKMPNVFQNLVSCKRVFRELRMLCFFKHDNVLSALDILQPPQIDCFEEIYVITELMQSDLHKVIVSPQPLTTDHIKVFLYQILRGLKYLHSAGILHRDIKPGNLLVNSNCLLKICDFGLARVEEPDPSRHMTQEVVTQYYRAPEVLMGCQHYTSSIDVWSVGCIFAELLGRRILFQAQSPIQQLDLITDLLGTPPLSAMASACEGARAHILRGPHKPPSLSVLYMLSDGATHEAVHLLCRMLVFDPAKRISGSDALSHPYLDEGRLRYHTCMCKCCYSVPSGRVYTRDFEPPADRPFSHNYEQSMHSVWQGKELIHRFITEHQQGKRVPLCINPQSAAFKTFIRSTAWHSSKVSRKEER